Proteins from a single region of Trichoderma asperellum chromosome 3, complete sequence:
- a CDS encoding uncharacterized protein (EggNog:ENOG41) produces the protein MELFLTNVPSHLTDDRLRAELEPYTKALGIIDWFCDKPKRKTHAWITLLSEADGKEFLKKHESVLNILTQPRIFQNDKGPSQSGTKAVARLYILKTPIFVKKSNRKVDKYLLQHLEYMKEQRKKVAENRSQKAPKDSNDSKDSTISTPIRGISCGKNIFANESDTLMFVQQSSVAVKGVAKFGRRALILMLGQEFRVDIAYETIQDLIAGASDNSLTLVLIEAPRFYEMGESTSLQSVYATHSTKWERQTHISIWSAHDKYVAHCLVYQITLASHYMETLEILRSRNVIAVTRQNLPVLRNPKPFEDDYTTSMSRFEGSIRSAGASGRTTLLPFVILFQLQALVWNNYLHPAIATKLLQLMTSVARDCKRSGIPLPFTTDAMKQLFQKIPYPCPGVEPRDLFEGELASTVVETERALRNEDQARVLHYGAQLPRHQAWILKAMVTPTRITLHGPDAESMNRVLRMFPNHSDYFMRVIFGDEDGQDLALTPNVKNTMIFERYRKILKDGILVAGRRFEFLGFSHSSLRSHSAWFVAAFVDDSLNLQNNDTIIKSLGDFSDIRIPAKCAARIGQAFSETPYAVPILKCGINIDYIDDVKTADGKRVFSDGVGTISWDAMEEVWDQLPKASSEATCFQVRLGGIKGMLSLDSRLNGKVICVRKESMMKFPSKDQTEMGICDTASKPMRTVLNRQTIKILEDMGTNSEWFIDQQNKALNVLRNVTTTAANTSTFLKYQLVGTTAGLPRLIRYLSAIGIDYRRERFMKSVVDHTILRELRLLKHKARIPVDMGVTLFGVMDETGFLEEGQIYVTFDESHDNIQGRIKRSLKDGTVLVTRSPALHPGDIQLAEMRTPPQGHPLRNLKNCVIFSQKGSRDLPSQLSGGDLDGDLYSVFWDPFVIPKQYFSPADYPRVKPPELDRVVTRDDIADFFVNFMEADILGLIATRHQMMADYCEEGTLSADCVKLAEMHSTAVDYSKTGISVKHQDMPKPPRMRPDFLAPAPQLVYMIVVKLTTSEIQTMTKTMKTEWEW, from the exons ATGGAGCTGTTCTTAACCAATGTGCCCTCCCACCTCACCGATGACAGGCTTAGAGCCGAGCTTGAACCCTATACGAAGGCCTTGGGTATTATAGATTGGTTCTGCGATAAACCCAAAAGAAAGACTCATGCCTGGATCACTTTGCTGTCCGAAGCTGACGGGAAAGAGTTTCTCAAAAAGCACGAGAGCGTCCTCAATATTCTGACACAGCCAAGAATATTCCAAAATGACAAGGGTCCGTCTCAGTCTGGGACCAAGGCTGTGGCAAGACTATACATACTCAAGACTCCCATTTTTGTCAAGAAGAGCAACAGAAAAGTCGATAAATActtgctgcagcatctgGAGTACATGAAAGAACAGCGGAAAAAAGTGGCTGAGAATCGCAGCCAAAAGGCCCCAAAAGACTCAAACGACTCAAAAGACTCCACCATCAGCACGCCTATCCGTGGCATCTCTTGCGGCAAAAACATATTTGCAAACGAATCCGATACTCTGATGTTTGTCCAGCAGAGCAGTGTCGCTGTCAAAGGTGTAGCAAAGTTTGGCCGCCGCGCCTTGATACTCATGCTTGGGCAGGAATTTCGCGTCGATATTGCCTATGAAACTATTCAAGATCTCATAGCCGGAGCATCTGATAATTCGTTGACTCTTGTCTTGATTGAGGCTCCAAGATTTTATGAGATGGGGGAATCTACATCTCTGCAGTCTGTATATGCTACACATTCTACGAAATGGGAACGGCAAACGCATATAAGTATCTGGTCTGCTCACGATAAATATGTCGCTCATTGTCTGGTCTACCAAATAACACTTGCTTCACATTATATGGAAACGTTAGAAATTCTGAGGTCTCGGAATGTTATCGCTGTTACGAGACAAAATTTGCCTGTATTGAGGAACCCTAAGCCCTTTGAGGATGATTACACTACTAGCATGAGTAGGTTTGAGGGGTCTATTAGGAGTGCTGGCGCTTCGGGGAGAACAACATTGTTGCCCTTTGTCATCCTTTTCCAGCTCCAGGCATTGGTGTGGAACAATTATTTACATCCCGCGATTGCAACCAAACTGCTTCAGCTCATGACTTCAGTTGCAAGAGACTGCAAGAGATCGGGCATTCCGCTACCATTCACCACTGATGCCATGAAACAGTTGTTTCAGAAAATTCCATATCCATGTCCTGGAGTAGAGCCTCGAGATCTTTTTGAAGGGGAGCTGGCGTCAACTGTCGTGGAAACTGAACGGGCTCTCCGCAACGAGGATCAAGCACGAGTCCTACACTATGGTGCTCAACTACCTAGACATCAAGCTTGGATTTTGAAAGCAATGGTCACCCCAACTCGCATTACGCTGCATGGTCCGGATGCCGAGAGCATGAACAGGGTCTTAAGAATGTTTCCAAATCACTCGGATTACTTTATGCGAGTCATATttggcgacgaagatggtCAGGATTTAGCCCTGACCCCCAACGTGAAAAACACCATGATTTTTGAGCGGTACAGAAAGATTCTGAAAGACGGAATTCTGGTTGCTGGTCGAAGATTTGAATTCTTGGGCTTTTCTCATTCATCATTACGCTCACACTCCGCATGGTTTGTGGCAGCCTTTGTTGATGATTCATTGAACCTTCAAAATAATgacaccatcatcaaatcACTCGGCGACTTTAGCGATATTCGTATTCCCGCAAAGTGCGCAGCGCGCATTGGTCAAGCTTTTTCCGAAACTCCTTACGCTGTGCCAATCTTAAAATGTGGCATCAACATCGATTACATCGATGACGTGAAGACTGCAGATGGCAAACGAGTTTTTAGCGACGGAGTCGGAACCATCTCGTGGGATGCCATGGAGGAGGTATGGGATCAGCTTCCAAAGGCCTCGTCAGAGGCCACCTGCTTTCAAGTCCGGCTAGGAGGGATCAAGGGCATGCTTTCACTTGACTCTCGTTTAAATGGAAAAGTGATTTGTGTGCGGAAAGAATCCATGATGAAGTTTCCCAGCAAAGATCAGACGGAAATGGGCATCTGCGATACTGCCTCCAAACCGATGCGCACAGTTTTGAACCGTCAGACCATCAAGATTTTAGAGGATATGGGAACAAATTCTGAGTGGTTTATAGATCAGCAGAATAAAGCTCTCAACGTCCTGCGAAATGTCACTACCACAGCAGCAAATACTAGCACCTTTTTGAAGTATCAGCTGGTTGGTACCACTGCAGGCCTCCCCAGGCTCATCAGATACTTAAGTGCAATTGGAATCGATTACCGGCGAGAAAGGTTTATGAAGTCGGTCGTGGATCATACCATCTTGCGagagctgcggctgctgaagCATAAGGCCCGGATTCCAGTCGACATGGGAGTCACTCTTTTTGGAGTTATGGATGAAACCGGCTTCCTAGAAGAAGGTCAGATATACGTTACCTTTGATGAAAGCCACGACAATATCCAGGGTCGGATCAAACGGTCGCTCAAAGATGGGACAGTTCTCGTAACACGCTCGCCTGCCCTTCATCCTGGAGATATTCAACTTGCAGAGATGAGGACACCACCACAGGGGCATCCGCTTCGCAATTTAAAGAACTGCGTCATCTTCAGCCAGAAAGGGAGTCGTGATTTACCAAGCCAGTTAAGCGGGGGAGATCTTGATGGAGACCTGTACAGCGTCTTTTGGGATCCCTTCGTAATCCCCAAACAATATTTTAGCCCTGCCGACTATCCAAGAGTGAAACCGCCGGAACTGGATCGGGTGGTGACGCGCGATGATATTGCGGATTTTTTTGTGAATTTTATGGAAGCAGACATTCTAGGTTTAATTGCCACCAGACATCAGATGATGGCTGATTACTGCGAGGAGGGGACGCTAAGCGCAGACTGTGTCAAGCTCGCGGAGATGCATTCAACTGCGGTCGATTACTCCAAGACTGGTATTTCAGTGAAGCATCAAGATATGCCAAAGCCGCCACGGATGCGGCCAGATTT TCTCGCTCCTGCCCCCCAACTCGTCTATATGATCGTGGTGAAATTGACAACATCGGAGATCCaaacgatgacgaagacgatgaagacggaaTGGGAAtggtaa